Below is a genomic region from Candidatus Cloacimonas sp..
CAATCGTATAACCCTCAACTTTATCCAGATCAAGTTCTTGCACTATTGCAGAGTGTTTTTTTGCCATAAATTAATCCTCTTATATCATTGTGTATAAAATCATCTTTTCTGTCAAGCGGAAAAATTCAGTTATTCTTGAAGAATGGCATCTCCTTCTGGTAAAATCCTCTGAGTTGTATAAACCTTATAATATATCAGATGTTTATGAATAAGCTCAGCATATTCTGGCTTACCGAATTTTGCATTCGCAAAACACTTGGCAAGGGAGTATAAAATAGATAAAAATTAGCCAGTTAGGAGAAAATGCGATAGCCCATTCTGACGCATTTCAATTATTTTGATTGACAAAAAGGGGGTTTTTAATTTTGAAGAAAAAAAGAAGTAAAAGCAAAGATTATAAAAGGATTAGATAATGGTTTTATACACGATTGCCTTAATTGTTCATGTGATAATTTGTGTCGCTCTCGTATTAGTGATATTGGCACAGACCTCGAAAGGGGGTTTGGATTCCAATTTGGGTGGAGCGGCAATGAATGTTTTTGGAGGAAGTGGCGCTTCCAAGTTCTTAAAGAAATGGACGCAAATCCTGTCCATTGTTTTTGCTGCATCCTGTGTTATACTTGCCTTCTTGGTTAAAAATATTAATACCAGTGCGCTCTCCGGAATCCAGGAAAAGCAAAAAAAGATTAAAGATACTGAGCAACCAGCTCCTACTACCAATCCTGTATCCAAGCCAGCAACTACTAAATAGAAAACAGCGCTTTAGCAGGATTTCGGTTTTTGGTTAAGTTTACTCTAAATACAGAATATATATTAAAGACATAAGCAGAAGTGGTGGAATTGGCAGACACGCAAGACTAAGGATCTTGTGCCTGTAACGGGTGTGCGGGTTCGAGTCCCGCCTTCTGCACCATTATTTTTTACAAAGGAGCTTTACGAAGCTCCTTTTTTTTATGTGGGTTGGTGTACATTTAGGAGCTAAAAAAAATAGTTTACTTTACTTTCAGCTTGATTCCATCTTCAAAATATGAATGCCCAAAGCCAAAGCATAATGAATAATTACCTTTACCGGCAGGGAAATCCACCAGCACTTCAAATTGGTCTGTTCCTGTCCATTGAATAGGGACGGGTTTCAAGCCCATGGTATAATATTTATCATCTATATTGTATTTAAATTCTGCATCAGGGAAATTGAGGACTGCTTGCAGGTCTGTTTTTGGTTCGTTTGCCAGATATGCAAACTTTAGCTGATATTGATATTGAGGATTGCAATCGGCAGGAATATCAGAAAGTAATTTCACTATCGGAGTAGCAAAATTTTGCGTGGCGAGCAAAAGAGAACCTTGAGAAACAACTCCTACGCCTAAATAAGTGAAAGTAGAATTTAAAATATTATCCCTATGTTCCGGAGAGTTCATCCAGCCCTCTACAATTTCTTCGGGAGTTAAAACTTTTGCGTTGTTTTCAATTTTAGCCAAATTTTCTCCGATGGAAACTACTATCAGAGAAGAATAGTATTGTTTCTTTCGGGTATCCACCAGATAACCATTCTGGTCTTTATGAGCAAAAAAATGATATTTATACATATTTTGGCTATGTTGCCGAGCCAAATCTGCCAATCCCTCATCATATAAAAGCGGAGGCAAATTTGCCGCCATTCTTTCCTGATTGGTAAGTTCCCAAATCCGATGTTCGAAATCTGGTAAACTTATCGTTTTGGATGCTTGAGAGCAACCGAATAGTAACAAACAAACAAGTAAGATTGATTTTCGCATTTATCATACAACAGCTAAAAATGATATTCTATAAAAAATGTCTTATCCTCAAAGCGGAGATGGATATTTTCTTTTTCTGCTTTAAAATTGGATAGATTGGCGTCTATATAGGCATCAAGAGTGGAAAAAGCCAGGGTAAATCCCATCAGCCAAAAATCACGCGTGCGCTTTTCTCGATAATTCTTCTGGCTGTTTTTATAGCTTTCCAAAAGGTATGGATCTGTCTCGGCATTGATTTTATCTTTCCAGTCCTGCACTTTGGAATTGTTATGAACGGCAGAAGCGATAAAGAAACTTTGGATTCCGATTACCGCTCCGGCTTTTATATAGGACTCATTATATATTTGGCCTCCTCCGGGGAAGAGAGAATATACAATTGCTTTGGTAGGGTTCTTTTTTACCGGTTGGGCAATCAAGAATCCGTTTACGATGATTAACAGCATTACAAGGATGCCTTTTCTCAACATAACTCCCTTAATTTTTTTGTCTTTTTCTTGTTAAACTACTATTCTGTCAATAACAATGTAGGGAAGACGCCACTTTATGCCAGAAACATTGTGAATAACCATAAAGCTAAATAGCCATTTCTACCGTAAAATTATTGGTTAATTTCTATGAAACTGGTTTAAATGACCAATTCTACAAAAACAGGGCAGTGGTCTGAGCCATCGATATCCTGTCGGATACCTGCTTTTTTTACATACTTCATACTCTCTGAATTTACCCAGAAATAATCCAAACGCCAACCCACATTTCTAAGCCGAGCTTTGGTTCTAAAACTCCACCAACTGTATTGATCGGGGCTTTTGTCAAAATAGCGGAAAGTATCTATCCAGCCCATCGTTTCCAGTTTATCCAGCCAAGCTCGTTCAATAGGCAAAAAACCGCTTGTCTTTTCATTTTCTTTCGGATTGGCAAGGTCTATGGGTTTATGAGCAGTATTAAAGTCCCCGCCCACTAAGATAATTTTACCAGTGGCTCTTTTTTCTTCCATAACTTCCAAGCAGCGGTCGTAGAAACGGAGTTTATAATTTAAGCGTTCATCATCTTTTTGACCATTGGGGAAGTAGATATTAAAATAGATAAAGGCATCATATTCGGCAATATTTATTCTCCCTTCGCAGTCAAATTCCTGATAGCCAAAACCGGTGGAGAATTTTAGAGGCAGTAGTTTGGTAAATAGTCCAGTGCCAGAATACCCTTTCCGCAAGCCATGCGACCAATAAATAAGATATTCATCCAGTGTCTTTAGCTCTTCAGGGATTTGGTGTTCTTGCAGTTTGGTTTCCTGGATTCCCAAAATATCCGGCTGTTCTTTTTTGATGATATCGATAAAGCCCTTATTCAAAGCAGCGCGTAAGCCGTTTACATTCCAAGACCAAAATAGTAAATTCAAACAATGCTCCCTTAGTAAATCACATACAAAAGATGACTTTTGGAGCTTAACCAATCATCATCAAAAGCTATATTCCAGGAAGCAGTTTTGCCTGTGCATTTACCATAACCGCCATCATCTATTTTTTTGATTTTAGCGGGCAAGTGTATTTTGTTGTGGAAATTGATCTCTAAAAGTTCAAACCAGCTGTAATCTATGTCCTCGCTTTCCAAGAGAGCTAAGTCGTCCGTTTCTATGCTTAAAATTCTATTTTTTCCTTCTTTAACCAGCGAAATGGCATTTTTTCCTTTTGCACTCAAGACCTTATTCAGACCCTCCATATTTTCAAAAGTAAAATTCATCCAATAGGTAAAGTGTGTATCTTTATCACTGTGATTTTCGCGCTGAGATAATTCCGTAATCACTATCCCCGGTGTTTTTTCAGCTATTTCGGCAAGGGGGTAAAAAGCATTAACAGAATATAGTTGCTTCAATTCCGGCGTTACATTATCAATGCCAACTGGAATTTGCATATCGATTTTCAGTGAGACCTTTCCCGATTCGTCTTTTTTCAGCCAAATTTCTTGTTCCATATCTATTTTGCAGGCGGACAAGCCAAGCAGGATGATTATACCTGTCAGCCATCTGAAGACACTACCTTTTTTAAGCATTTATTTCTCCCTTCAAACGCCTTTATATTAACATAATAATCTATTTTTGGGGTTAGGCAAATTATTATCCCGCTTGACATCGAGATGGCTTTCGTTTTTATTGAATGCTAAATGAGAATTAATAGAAGTTGCTTTTTTCTGATCCTTTTTCTGTTGTTAACAGGGTTGCCGCTTTTTGCTCAAAAAGAAGCAGAGAACATTGCTTTGCCCGATTCTTTGTTTCCGGAAATACCAGATAGTTTGAAAATTAATGTAATTAAAACCGATTCTCTTTTTTATACGGCAGATAGTATCCATTTTGAATATGCCTCCGAAATCATTAAACTTTTCGGTAAACCAAAGATAAATTATCAGGATACGGAAATTATAGCCGATTCCATTACCGTAGATGTAAAAAATGAACGCGCTTTCAGTTATGGCTACACCCAAATGAAAGATGGCGACCAATTACTTTTGGGCTCCAATGTTCGCTTTGATGTCAATAGCCAAACAGGCATTTTGGATGATGGTTACAGTTTAATTGAAGGTGGATTTTACAATGGACACGAAATACGCAAGATAGATAAAGATATTTATGATATTGATGGAGGCACTTTTACCAATTGTGATCTAAAAGAGCCCTCTTTTTGGTTTTGGGCAAAACAATTGCGGGTTTACCGAGGCGATAAAATTGTTGGAAAACCAGTTATTGGCTATGTAAATCATTTTCCCGTTTTCTTTTTTCCTTTTATTACAATTCCCATCAGGCAAGGAAGGCATCCTGGTTTTTTAATTCCTTCTCCCGATTATAATAATGTAGATGGTTTTGTAATGCGGAATCTGGCTGTATATTATCCTTATCGTGATTATGCCAATTTTGTTTTGGGGTTTGATCTTATGGAAAAAACGGGCTGGAAAGGAAATTTTGAGACAAACTATATAAAGCGTTATGCCTTTTCAGGTGACTTCGATGCTTCTTTTCAACACAATATCAAGGAAAACAGCACTTTTGACGATTGGTCTTTGCAGGGAAGGCATCATCAGGAATTGCCTGAAAAATCCTCTCTGGATGCCAATATCAATTTCATCAGCAACAAAAGAATATGGGAAAGCAGTAGTGACATAGACCAAAGTTTAGCTCAGCGTTTAACTTCCAGCATTTCATATTCCAAGCCGATAGGTTCTTCTTACTTCAATGCCGGCAGTAATTTTACTCAGGATTTGATCAATGACACTGCTTCTTTATCTTTGCCCAGTGCATCTTTTTATTTGGCAAGCCGTCCGGTCTCCGAACTTTTTAAGGTCTCATCCGATTCCCCTTTAAGCAATTTCAATTATCGTTACAATGTTTATTTGGAGCATACCGGTTACCTCAAAGAAAAAAATTACTCCTTCAGTGATTTTTGGTGGGATAATACTATAGACCCAGCAGATACTACAGGACTTACAATGTTGAACGAACACCATATTGGTTTGAAACAAAATGCGGGGATTTCACACAACTCCAATTTATTCGGTTGGTTGAATTTAGGGCAGAATTTTGACTATACGGAAGCATGGATGGATAGAGACAAAAAAGAGTCAAATTTTGCCAGAGGAAATGCCTGGACTGCGTCTGCAAATGCCAGATTTAATCTCTATGGTTTACGCACTTTCCATAATTTTCCCGTTACGGCAATCAGACATATCGTTACCCCCAACATTGGATATTCCTATCAGCCGGATATGCAAAAAAATGCCGATTTATATAATTTTGGCAGCATTGGCATCAGCAGCGCCAGAGAAACATCCAGCTTATCTTTAAGTGTAGATAATAATTGGCAGATGAAGTATGGCAAAAAGGGTAAAGAAAATAAGCTTAACGAATTGCTCTATTGGAGGATAGGAACTTCCGCCAATCTGAAAAAGAAAGATAAACCCTTCAATAATATAGCGCATACTTTAACCTTCAAACCGGGCAATTACAGCTTGGGAACGCTATCTTTAAATGCAGGAAAATATCAAATTAAGGATATTAAAATTGGCTATTCTTCTCAGTTTAGCGCCACTCAAAATCCCTATCAAATTCACTGGAAAGAAATGAATTTGCGCAGTCAGTATTTTTCGCAGGGGATATCAATAGGTGGTTCTGCACCTTATACTAAATATTTTATTGCCGAGAAAAACAGAAGTTTTGAGGCGTTTGATAATCCTGATACGCTAACTTCCATATTTACAACCCCTTCAGAAACTGCAAACACTAACGACTGGAGTTTTTCCATAAGCCACAATGTATATGCCAACAAGGATATTTTCCATTCAGAAAGCAGTAATTTAAGAACGAATTTAACCTGTAAAATTACCGAGAATTGGAGCTTAACTTATTCTAATTATTACGATTTGAACACAAGTGATATGCTTTCGCAGACATTGTCTCTTTCCAGAGACCTGCATTGTTGGAAAATGGACATAAACATCACTTTGCGCAATGATTATTGGGATTACAGAATTTCTCTGTTCAATACTATGTTACCTGATGCCTTGAGGTTCCAAACACATGACAGCAAGAAATACTAAACGCGCCATTTTTTTAGATCGGGATGGAGTTATCAGTCCTGACGATTTTGGCTATTTAAGCGATCCGGCACAGTATCATCTTTATCCCTATACCATAGAGGCATTAACAATACTTCAGAACTTGGGTTTTTTACTGTTTGTAGTTACCAATCAGTCCGGCATTGCGCGTGGTTATTTTACTATTGAGGATTTAGAAAAAGTGCTTGCTAAAATGCGTTTTTTGCTTTCTGAAGGAGGAATTAACTTAGATGGCGTATATTATTCTCCGTATTTTAAAACAGGCATTGTAGCTCCTTACAATATAGAACACGAAGACCGCAAACCAGGCATAGGAATGTTCAAAAAAGCATATTCCGAGTTTCATTTTCAGAAAGAGGGTTCTTGGATGATTGGAGATCGCATCAGTGATATTGGTTTCGGCAAAAATGCCGGGCTGAAAAATATCCTTTTGCTTACTGGAAATGGCGATAAGGACTTTCTGAAGATATTAGAAACAGGAAGCCCCAAACCCGATTTTGTCTGCGAAAATTTGCTGACCGCCGCTAATTTGATAAAGGACTATAAGCTATGAAGTTTATCTCTTTGTATAGCGAAAGCAGATTTAAAGCATTTACTTATGAAGAGCAGATAAAGGCATTAAATAAATTAATTTCTGCTTTGGAAGAGAATTTAACCTCTTTAGAACATCGCTCACAACTTATTGAGCATCTTTTGAAACTCAGTTTATGGGTAGAAAAGCCCTTACCGGAAAGGATGCGGCTCTTTCTTATCGAACTAAATCCTCAGATAAGTCCCCATCAATTATATAATAAACTCTATTTTTATCAGGGCGGGGCACTCCGCAAAGATAGTCAAATTCCTCTTAAAGAAGGAAATATGAATATTTCTGCAGACCCGCATCTTCGCCAAAAAGCAAAGCAGATAACCGTTATTTGTGATAATTTGCGGTCGGTTTTTAATGTCGGTTCCATATTCAGAACTTGTGAATGTTTGGGCATTGGTCAAATTATTTTATGTGGCATATCACCTACACCCAATCATAGCAATATGCCCAAAACAGCTATGGGAACGGAAAAATTGGTTGCCTGGCAGTATTTTGATAAGACCTCTGAGGCAATTGCTTTTTGCCATCAAACCGGTTTATGTGTTTATGCTTTGGAGACCTTGGAAAAGGCAAAAAGTGTTTTTGAAACCGTTTATAATTTACCCCTGGCTATTGTCATTGGCAATGAAGCGCTTGGCATAGATCCTTCTTTTATAGAACTTTGTGATGAATTTATCACTCTCCCTCAATTGGGTTGGAAAAATTCTTTAAATGTAGGAGTGGCAACAGGAATTACTCTCTACCAAATTTTGTGGGGAGGTACAAATGGATAATCTTGCTTTTTATGCAAAATTGGCTATTTTATTAAAAGACCATACGCCTGTTTGGCAGGCAAGCATTATTGAAAGCGATGGTTCAACTCCTGCCAAAATAGGAATGAAATTAGCCATTCCTCTCAATTCCGAACCTTTTGGCAATTTGGGAGGTGGGGAATTAGAACATAAGGTTATAGAAATAATCCGTCAAGAAAAGCCCCGTCAAGCTCTAATATATAGTTTTAATCTTTCCGCCGATGGCTTAAAAGCCGGAATTGCCACTTCTATGCTTTGTGGGGGAGCGGCTAAGGTCTACATAGAACCATTGTTTTATACCGATAAACTCTATATTATCGGGGCAGGACATTGCGGCAAGGCATTAGGGAAAATCGCTTGCCTGTGTGGATTTTATGTGCATTTGATAGATAACCGCCAGGAAATTATTGCCAATTTGCCTCAGGATTGCTATCATTATGCAACCCAACATGATTATGCAGACCTGACAGAAGTAATGGATTTTGATTCCGACAGCTGGATTGTAATTATGACTCAAGGCCATATACACGATAAAGATGTTTTGGAACAATGTTTAAGAAAGTCCTTTCGCTATCTGGGAATGATTGGCAGTAAAAATAAGGCAGCTGCTACTTTTGCCCAATTAAAGGAAAAGGGCTTTACAGACGATGAACTTGCTAAATGCCATTCACCCGTGGGTTTGCCCATTGGCTCTCATACACCTTTTGAAATAGCCATCAGCATTTTGGCAGAATTGATTTCTTTCCGCAATCTAAAACAGTAGCATATTCACGCAGCTTTCGCATTATTTTTAATGCAGCTAACCTGGCTCTAAGCATTTGAGCATCTATCTTATACCAAAAACCATTAGGCAAGTATGGAGTTATATGCCTCTTACTATCTTTGTTTATTTTTTTCATAGTTGCAGCTTGGATAAGAGTTACCATATTGTCTATGGACATATTGAGCAACTGTGTACCGAACTAAAATCTCTCCCCAAAAACAGGTAAGCGCTTAGTGCGTCAGCAACCTTCGTTTTATTTGCCAGAAATGGATTTGATGGCTCATTTTTTCCCGAACTTGTAAATATGAGATTGAAATTGTGTCTTATCTAAATGGGTATATCGATTCTACATTATTTCCTACTTCAATGCAAACTGCACATCAGATGCAAGTTCCGCTCTTTGCTCCTTATTTAGAGCGTTTATCAAGTGATAATCTAACCTTAATCAAGCGTTAACAATTAACGCTTGATTAAGGGATGTTAAACGCTAAATTAATAGTTTCAAGCAAGAAAGATATAAGACCAAAATAGGGGATTTTATTGGGAAAGTGAGTGCTAAATTTGGTATAAAACTAAATTAACCTGACAAAATAAATATAGCGTTTGCGGTTTGTAAGATAATTATGTATGGAACAAATAGTTATGCAAGAAGAGTCAATTTGGACAAGAATAGGAGATAACCAACTATACTTTTATAAGGTTATATAGATATTGGCAGAAGGCGATAAAACCAGAGATAGGAAGGTGATAATTTTATTAGAACTTGGGCAATGTATTGTTATATAAGGTTTAGAATATGCTACTCAGATAAAGGCGGTTTGAATTTTGGACTGCAGCAGATTGTTTACCGGTTGGTTTACCGTAAAGTTCTCGGCGCTGGTCAAAAATAGCTATGTTTTGCTGCAGGCAGTCATTCCAGCGATTTTTATCCAACTGAATGAAAGAAGTGTAAATCGCCCAAAAGATAGTGACCGAATCAAGAAAGAATTTAGCCGAAAAATCCGCAGCCCAAAACAGTAAAAGGTGGGTGATATCCCTTTCCGGGCAGTCCATTTTGCTATCGCTAAAATCTATGAAATAGTATTTATCCTGGCAAAACAGGATATTTTTGGGCGAGTTATCTATGTGGCAAAGGCATTGATCGTTTTTTAAAGTAGCTAAGTGAAAGCGGGCAAGCGTCTCGGCTAACAAAACCGGTTTAAAACATTCTAACGCATCCAAATAGGGGATACCTGTCACTTTTTCTAACTTAATCCAGTTTGGCTTCTTAAATTCCAATAATTTCGGCAGCATATTCAGTCCCAATTGATAGGCGAATAATTCTGCTTCAAAGTGCTTTGGATTTGCAAAGCATTTAATTACAGAATCGGAGAGAATTATGGTATTATCGTTTAAATGGTTATTCAAGTTTCAGGCGGATGATTTTATTGGCGCTGAACAGAGGCACGATCAATTCATTTTCTGGCAGATAGTAATAAATATCGGCGGCATCTTTGATATTTTTGAAAGTAGCCAGAAAGCGATTTTGTTCTTGAGGAATTTCAAAAATCATATCTTGAGCCCAACTGCTGATATATATCCTACCCAAATCGTCTATAGCTATGCCGTCTAATTCTCCGTAAATACTATCCATAAAAATACTTACGCTATTATCCAAAGTGCTGATGGACAAAATTGGGCTTTGATCTTTAAAACAGACAACGAACATTTGATCACGCGGCATATCGTAAATAATGCCATTGGGTTTTTGCAGCAGAGGATTAACGATTTTTTGGATGTT
It encodes:
- a CDS encoding exodeoxyribonuclease III, giving the protein MNLLFWSWNVNGLRAALNKGFIDIIKKEQPDILGIQETKLQEHQIPEELKTLDEYLIYWSHGLRKGYSGTGLFTKLLPLKFSTGFGYQEFDCEGRINIAEYDAFIYFNIYFPNGQKDDERLNYKLRFYDRCLEVMEEKRATGKIILVGGDFNTAHKPIDLANPKENEKTSGFLPIERAWLDKLETMGWIDTFRYFDKSPDQYSWWSFRTKARLRNVGWRLDYFWVNSESMKYVKKAGIRQDIDGSDHCPVFVELVI
- a CDS encoding phosphotransferase, encoding MLPKLLEFKKPNWIKLEKVTGIPYLDALECFKPVLLAETLARFHLATLKNDQCLCHIDNSPKNILFCQDKYYFIDFSDSKMDCPERDITHLLLFWAADFSAKFFLDSVTIFWAIYTSFIQLDKNRWNDCLQQNIAIFDQRRELYGKPTGKQSAAVQNSNRLYLSSIF
- a CDS encoding HAD family hydrolase; the encoded protein is MTARNTKRAIFLDRDGVISPDDFGYLSDPAQYHLYPYTIEALTILQNLGFLLFVVTNQSGIARGYFTIEDLEKVLAKMRFLLSEGGINLDGVYYSPYFKTGIVAPYNIEHEDRKPGIGMFKKAYSEFHFQKEGSWMIGDRISDIGFGKNAGLKNILLLTGNGDKDFLKILETGSPKPDFVCENLLTAANLIKDYKL
- a CDS encoding CAP domain-containing protein, giving the protein MRKSILLVCLLLFGCSQASKTISLPDFEHRIWELTNQERMAANLPPLLYDEGLADLARQHSQNMYKYHFFAHKDQNGYLVDTRKKQYYSSLIVVSIGENLAKIENNAKVLTPEEIVEGWMNSPEHRDNILNSTFTYLGVGVVSQGSLLLATQNFATPIVKLLSDIPADCNPQYQYQLKFAYLANEPKTDLQAVLNFPDAEFKYNIDDKYYTMGLKPVPIQWTGTDQFEVLVDFPAGKGNYSLCFGFGHSYFEDGIKLKVK
- the secG gene encoding preprotein translocase subunit SecG, whose product is MVLYTIALIVHVIICVALVLVILAQTSKGGLDSNLGGAAMNVFGGSGASKFLKKWTQILSIVFAASCVILAFLVKNINTSALSGIQEKQKKIKDTEQPAPTTNPVSKPATTK
- a CDS encoding TrmH family RNA methyltransferase, which translates into the protein MKFISLYSESRFKAFTYEEQIKALNKLISALEENLTSLEHRSQLIEHLLKLSLWVEKPLPERMRLFLIELNPQISPHQLYNKLYFYQGGALRKDSQIPLKEGNMNISADPHLRQKAKQITVICDNLRSVFNVGSIFRTCECLGIGQIILCGISPTPNHSNMPKTAMGTEKLVAWQYFDKTSEAIAFCHQTGLCVYALETLEKAKSVFETVYNLPLAIVIGNEALGIDPSFIELCDEFITLPQLGWKNSLNVGVATGITLYQILWGGTNG
- a CDS encoding XdhC/CoxI family protein, translated to MDNLAFYAKLAILLKDHTPVWQASIIESDGSTPAKIGMKLAIPLNSEPFGNLGGGELEHKVIEIIRQEKPRQALIYSFNLSADGLKAGIATSMLCGGAAKVYIEPLFYTDKLYIIGAGHCGKALGKIACLCGFYVHLIDNRQEIIANLPQDCYHYATQHDYADLTEVMDFDSDSWIVIMTQGHIHDKDVLEQCLRKSFRYLGMIGSKNKAAATFAQLKEKGFTDDELAKCHSPVGLPIGSHTPFEIAISILAELISFRNLKQ
- a CDS encoding DUF5683 domain-containing protein, translating into MLLIIVNGFLIAQPVKKNPTKAIVYSLFPGGGQIYNESYIKAGAVIGIQSFFIASAVHNNSKVQDWKDKINAETDPYLLESYKNSQKNYREKRTRDFWLMGFTLAFSTLDAYIDANLSNFKAEKENIHLRFEDKTFFIEYHF
- a CDS encoding putative LPS assembly protein LptD: MRINRSCFFLILFLLLTGLPLFAQKEAENIALPDSLFPEIPDSLKINVIKTDSLFYTADSIHFEYASEIIKLFGKPKINYQDTEIIADSITVDVKNERAFSYGYTQMKDGDQLLLGSNVRFDVNSQTGILDDGYSLIEGGFYNGHEIRKIDKDIYDIDGGTFTNCDLKEPSFWFWAKQLRVYRGDKIVGKPVIGYVNHFPVFFFPFITIPIRQGRHPGFLIPSPDYNNVDGFVMRNLAVYYPYRDYANFVLGFDLMEKTGWKGNFETNYIKRYAFSGDFDASFQHNIKENSTFDDWSLQGRHHQELPEKSSLDANINFISNKRIWESSSDIDQSLAQRLTSSISYSKPIGSSYFNAGSNFTQDLINDTASLSLPSASFYLASRPVSELFKVSSDSPLSNFNYRYNVYLEHTGYLKEKNYSFSDFWWDNTIDPADTTGLTMLNEHHIGLKQNAGISHNSNLFGWLNLGQNFDYTEAWMDRDKKESNFARGNAWTASANARFNLYGLRTFHNFPVTAIRHIVTPNIGYSYQPDMQKNADLYNFGSIGISSARETSSLSLSVDNNWQMKYGKKGKENKLNELLYWRIGTSANLKKKDKPFNNIAHTLTFKPGNYSLGTLSLNAGKYQIKDIKIGYSSQFSATQNPYQIHWKEMNLRSQYFSQGISIGGSAPYTKYFIAEKNRSFEAFDNPDTLTSIFTTPSETANTNDWSFSISHNVYANKDIFHSESSNLRTNLTCKITENWSLTYSNYYDLNTSDMLSQTLSLSRDLHCWKMDINITLRNDYWDYRISLFNTMLPDALRFQTHDSKKY